The Astyanax mexicanus isolate ESR-SI-001 chromosome 20, AstMex3_surface, whole genome shotgun sequence genome contains a region encoding:
- the tmem135 gene encoding transmembrane protein 135, translating into MAALSKSIPHSCYEIGHTWSTSCPLSTLQVTAGALEVSFKIYAPLYLIAAILRRRKKDYYKKRLIPEILQSTSFLTANGGLYIAFFCILRKLLGGFNSWSAGFGAALPASYIAILIERKSRRGLLTIYMANLATETIFRMAVSRGYVNPLKHGEVLLFCLTASLYMFFFRCKDGLKGFAFSALKFIVGKEEIPTHSCQAEFASASRSERAAVLPGHQPEEEQASSRGRGIAALTRRLLDTLCKHGPRHRCCKHYQDNCISYCVKGFIRMFSVGYLIQCCLKVPSTFRQVFTKPSRLLSLLYNKENFQLGAFLGSFVSIYKGTSCFLRWVRNLDDELHALIAGFLAGMSMFFYKSTTISMYLFSKLVETMYFKGIEAGRFPYFPEADTVIYAISTAICFQAAVMEVQNLRPSYWKFLLRLTKGRFALMNRKVLDVFGTEASKHFKGFTPKLDPKYMLVPPGVDVALS; encoded by the exons ATTGCTGCCATCctaagaagaaggaaaaaagactACTACAAGAAGAGGCTAATCCCTGAGATCCTGCAGTCTACATCCTTTCTGACTGCAAATGGAGGCCTGTACATTGCCTTTTTCTGCATACTTAG GAAGCTTTTGGGTGGTTTCAACTCCTGGTCTGCAGGCTTTGGAGCTGCACTGCCCGCTTCATACATTGCTATTCTCATAGAGCGCAAAAGCAG GAGAGGACTTCTAACAATATATATGGCAAATCTG gCCACTGAGACAATATTCCGGATGGCTGTCTCGCGAGGCTATGTTAATCCTCTAAAACATGGAGAG GTTCTACTCTTCTGCCTGACTGCATCACTTTACATGTTTTTCTTCAG ATGTAAAGATGGACTTAAGGGCTTTGCTTTTTCAGCACTAAA GTTTATTGTAGGAAAGGAGGAGATCCCCACACATTCCTGCCAGGCTGAGTTCGCCAGTGCTTCTCGCTCAGAGAGGGCAGCAGTGCTACCCGGTCATCAGCCAGAGGAGGAACAGGCTTCATCTCGAGGGAGGGGCATTGCTGCCTTGACCCGCAGGCTGCTAGACACTCT ATGCAAACATGGACCCAGACACAGATGCTGCAAACACTACCAAGACAACTGCATCTCCTACTGTGTTAAG GGCTTCATCCGCATGTTCAGCGTGGGCTACCTCATCCAGTGCTGTTTGAAGGTTCCATCAACATTTAGGCAGGTCTTCACCAAACCCTCTCGCCTCCTATCGCTGCTCTACAACAAGGAGAATTTCCAGTTAGGAGCATTCCTCGGCTCTTTTGTCAGTATATACAAG GGAACAAGTTGTTTCTTGAGATGGGTTCGTAACCTTGATGATGAGCTCCATGCACTCATAGCAG GTTTTCTCGCTGGCATGTCCATGTTCTTCTATAAGAGCACCACCATCTCAATGTACCTCTTCTCTAAGCTGGTGGAG ACCATGTACTTCAAAGGCATTGAGGCAGGACGCTTCCCCTACTTCCCTGAAGCTGACACAGTAATCTACGCCATCTCTACTGCTATCTGCTTCCAGGCG GCGGTGATGGAAGTTCAGAATCTGAGGCCATCTTACTGGAAGTTTCTGCTGCGGCTGACCAAGGGCAG GTTCGCTCTGATGAACAGAAAAGTACTTGATGTGTTTGGGACGGAGGCATCTAAACACTTTAAAGGCTTCACCCCCAAACTGGACCCCAAATACATGCTGGTGCCTCCAGGTGTGGACGTGGCGCTGAGTTAA